A region of Pseudomonadota bacterium DNA encodes the following proteins:
- a CDS encoding NnrU family protein, whose product MIEFLIALAAFIAAHVLPAATGLRARLIDRLGRSTYLIGYSAVSLVTLVWLVSAALRAPYIGLWPTGPVTALVPIVAMLPACVLAAGAATRPNPLSISFLGGQTDPEKPGILALVRHPILWAFFLWSASHAIANGDLVALIMFGGFALFSLAGMGRMERRAKQTMTPDDFQAAMAISRGASADRLRQAFSVRTVIELVAGVVLFAALLALHGPVIGIYPLALI is encoded by the coding sequence ATGATCGAGTTTCTGATCGCCCTGGCGGCCTTTATCGCCGCGCACGTTCTTCCGGCGGCAACCGGCTTGCGTGCCCGCTTGATCGATCGATTGGGGCGGTCCACCTATCTCATCGGCTATTCTGCCGTGTCGCTCGTGACACTTGTCTGGTTGGTAAGCGCGGCGTTGCGGGCACCCTATATCGGCCTGTGGCCGACGGGTCCGGTAACGGCACTGGTGCCGATCGTGGCGATGCTGCCGGCATGCGTCCTGGCGGCTGGCGCGGCGACACGACCCAACCCGCTCTCGATCAGTTTCCTGGGCGGCCAGACGGATCCCGAGAAACCCGGCATCCTGGCGCTGGTGCGCCATCCTATCCTGTGGGCGTTCTTTCTGTGGTCGGCGAGCCACGCCATCGCGAATGGCGATCTGGTGGCGCTGATCATGTTCGGCGGTTTTGCGTTGTTCAGTCTTGCCGGCATGGGGCGGATGGAACGGCGCGCGAAGCAGACCATGACGCCGGATGACTTCCAGGCGGCGATGGCGATATCGCGCGGCGCTTCCGCTGACCGGTTGCGCCAGGCATTCTCGGTTCGCACGGTCATTGAGCTTGTTGCCGGTGTCGTTCTTTTCGCTGCCCTTCTCGCCTTGCATGGCCCTGTTATCGGCATCTACCCGCTGGCGCTCATCTAG
- a CDS encoding DUF1491 family protein — protein MIPRLKAAIWVNAQVRICNQRSLPIYVLNRGDPDAGMVLIKLILADGQAMVLSPLRQMDESLAWLRATGPDPVAEADADAYVDRQRDFDPDIWVVEIENLDGSWQPDEPIVD, from the coding sequence ATGATTCCTCGGCTAAAAGCGGCAATCTGGGTCAACGCGCAGGTCAGAATCTGCAACCAGCGGTCCCTACCGATCTACGTCTTGAACCGTGGCGATCCCGACGCCGGCATGGTGTTGATCAAGCTGATCCTGGCCGATGGCCAGGCAATGGTCCTGTCGCCGCTGCGCCAAATGGATGAGTCGCTTGCCTGGCTCAGGGCGACCGGTCCGGACCCCGTCGCCGAGGCCGATGCCGACGCCTATGTCGACCGTCAGCGCGATTTCGATCCGGATATCTGGGTCGTTGAGATCGAGAACCTTGACGGCTCCTGGCAGCCGGACGAGCCCATCGTCGACTAG